One Rosa chinensis cultivar Old Blush chromosome 5, RchiOBHm-V2, whole genome shotgun sequence genomic region harbors:
- the LOC112163715 gene encoding ribosomal protein S2, mitochondrial, with translation MNTLWRIGGFLTNSHSPKKFRSHRKKIVFGPTQPPDCLMVFDSERKSSVILEAHRLQVPIVSLVDSDMPIVYLFCNLITKTFILQQKKSGVDSAEIETSERVGVIEEAKSAKKDEVLMVQSIKG, from the exons ATGAACACTCTCTGGCGCATCGGCGGCTTCCTCACCAATAGTCACAGCCCTAAGAAGTTCAGGTCTCACCGGAAGAAGATCGTCTTCGGACCGACTCAGCCGCCGGACTGCCTCATGGTTTTCGATTCCGAGAGGAAGTCGTCGGTGATTCTCGAGGCGCATAGGTTGCAGGTTCCGATTGTTTCGCTTGTGGACTCGGACATGCCTATTGTGTACCTGTTCTGCAATTTGATCACCAAGACGTTCATACTTCAGCAGAAGAAAAGTGGCGTCGATTCTGCTGAAATTGAGACTAG TGAGCGAGTGGGGGTTATAGAGGAGGCTAAGAGCGCAAAGAAGGATGAGGTGCTTATGGTTCAATCAATTAAAGGATGA